A genome region from Gadus chalcogrammus isolate NIFS_2021 chromosome 7, NIFS_Gcha_1.0, whole genome shotgun sequence includes the following:
- the zzef1 gene encoding zinc finger ZZ-type and EF-hand domain-containing protein 1 isoform X3, translated as MGNAESGVAGASGDEEDVEAESPGFAEDSPASAATGVGAGTAGGSGSGKSGRPTINNPPSTNGPPTPGVLLEQVKLREAAARISDSGLAIPESVLAGNEIALMRWLEDRLSRGEESVNVEQFCEMLEIRNAPRDECEEAFGQFDTEGDGVVDVESMLSALKNSNGANLQGELSHVIRHLQACSLTPGFVDIFSKYKDELGAHASKILKFLHRNRIPSSAIPFPLLEGYNSICTMRSTLVQNFLEFLLQKEKDLDIQYRAELIRDPDVDKVKVVTQCFSFIEASSNATDIHRMTDGETGSFWQSDGSARSHWIRLKMKPDVVLRRLAIAVASNDHSYMPQLVSVAVGKNRRSLQEIRDIRIPSNVTGYVALLENANITHPYIQINIKRCLSDGCDTRIHGLKTLGYQITKSKEVSVSDASAIWYLSLLTSLVTASMETNPVLAQTVLQSTQKALRHMPPLSLTPSSTEFPKFFSANILEEVDGFLLRIADCCVSPEAELTLLAFALARGSVAKVLQALSGISEHLETEYRASSLISSMASVRMRLLYRNGKPLQLHLQACDVKSKEEKSGPENMLAEPTTGDGFLTEGGKKRASIILSTEDQSNFQVTQMKVKVRKGATGAKCGLVFAYKEANPFDAEKHFDRFKKFDSWDYDDYKDFVQDNVKLPAQSEDQPIGWFELEEDWNDVEIKLQQCRIAKFLMVKFLCTRQTSAERLGVQSLGFHGYLVVGAERLGDAEELLPEGGEGPEDLATTGQMLLNKTLFFIQQLTRDMDVSQFKQKFLLDFIGLSLTLFWSLYSKLMQIEGEEVMKSRVLLLQLLQNCFPMLQRGASEGHCPDEGGGPEEEEEEKKDEEKAAEAGCSSSSGANADPPHGAVLELYTHLCQVVDRPETEALVEKALRREAVKALLSGAAIFFPDKHSRRDKLFHMMKNITEEDQPESVKVTFESLCNYFSDQDPSGLLLLPPKEVSTDFDISPILSVMETLLLVATRECEVMMGVVSGGPSRTVLLSLFWALQGSLLSWCYLQLKADTTGMGAQLARDIVVKYVNQFLGSAQGALASLLERYSGAEITEKLSSSILATVTRQLMIFLLELCSLDIPHSVLLKSFSSLVELLKNLSSDTGDIFSKVDQESCLQPQQPVVLRTWNMESPHNYENSRHETTIFCCPGATSFVVEFDERCQTEKRYDYLEFTDARGGKVRYDTKIGTEKWPKKVTFDAGPQLQFLFHSDSSNNEWGYKFSVTAQGLPDITVSWMSDVQLLVARLMGRLASRAMALKSPHEIRSVKELPPGRMAHVQSSPLWKPILRHGVCDARDTPQNNTPSVPSPTITSPVDEFPRFLEDLARWNPNLEPNEGPAEPMRTLMLSCRRPPVRNEIAAGSTVDQAVNAIWAAMVYHTPALHQALKAHVAQGYKSSLSEDFVQVYTLADRIRTWMLETKQRHLVSKMNAPDEKEGAQEEVTMEALAEVCIQKSLLLLRFPPSGDTSGPAEGSSAPLLLRSCSVSEGDFQPTTSPVAATAGAAAAAPLALAQAAEPSSESEGGTVPEGGQQNQTAADAGLSSQTEEPPGPPSASSVPRRPIRRTLGRVRLLSYRSVEEPRTVLSVRERYPILKHLLDFMKDQALTTGSVLQTLALNKAQAQSVCRVLESVQQGLLSLGKPHLFQAPCILFLQELLACQKDFNGYFSQLSGSGQELREEVRRSYHQLVLMLVEAVQGFSGLNEKALLPALSCVQTCLLHLLDMSWEPEDLPLFLDIKLPDLLLNMSQENISVHDIAISQWTEEDEIAVYKKNQEWMDECADGMFEKWYDKIGEEGSVEDRRKMHRFIARYCDLLNVVISCDGCERIAPWHRYRCLQCMDMDLCKTCFLSGAKPEGHEDDHEMVNMEYACDHCQGLIVGSRINCNVCEDFDLCFGCYNAKKYPDSHLPTHRITVFPMVTIRISDRHRLIQPYIHNYSWLLFAALALYTSALASERRLDGEPLKTGSLDRALALQGRCSQLITECLLKGQDAKGLRSSALLALLSSNETSSDSELGPNSPESSRELSTADNTDNSSLPGSTAAVCSPTSPRDTSKTSGKETSSREVVPETPTVAPEPPAKTTTTTPTPTTSPTLTNTTTTADSSTPTPPGPGDDPKGRRLVQQDTLDSPSLSQTPSVSREDPLSPVVRPSEPTGLALAASPASELMGLALAASPASELTGLAAAASPASEAGKEQAERLSQAPRQDHVFSDCSRERILGLLAAMLPPAKPGCGLSLPSLSSILPQLFRVVVSNAGCLDETYHLTLGLLGQLLLRIPPAEADGAVGEALADKYELLAQLEAAGTETPGWKTTQLLFCLGAVCLDSRIGLDWACSVADILRGLNACPQWSVVIAAFTDHCVQQLPHTLRRTNLFTLLVLVGFPEVLCMGTQSVFVDNANEQHHMILLKHFTEKNHAAVVDVKTRKRKTVKDYQLIQPQDSSWAGLPAQADGQPAHKALISRYLDSFISIISHLLKGSPDPGSPDAVEASWVLSLALKGLYNTLKKQGVEEAQQAIQRSGLTQLLVRKCSKGTGFSKLWLLRDLEILSVMLYSSKREIHSMAQDPERDEREPEPDREQDSDHSSCCTEEPRDPSRPDPLEGLDEETKICFQITHDALNAPLHILRAMYELQMKRTDSFFLEVQKRFDGDVIKTDETIRTLAQKWQPSRRPRSERTTKAVDTDMIVVSCVAKPSHCERATEEINLVAQKLITSSEGDLQLSYAKQRRTKSSALLHKELDARSNRAVRQYLVKVNQAIATLYARHVLAALLAEWPAGQPLSDEALELSGSSHMAYILDMLVQLEEKTLWEKILQRVLKGCGQSMLCSLSLTACQFMEEPGMAVQIRESKHPYDNNTNFEDKVHIPGAIYLSVKFDPRCHSEEGCDELIMSSSADFLQDLHTFSGSPQKWSDFEIPGDTLYYKFVADMSNTEWGYKFTVTGGHRGRFQTGFEILKQMLADEAVLSHLPLSDIWEWQVGVACRQTGTQRLKAIHLLLRLLQCQSQTACELMLLRPLWQLFVSMETTLCQDPACITVLLPLHRALTELFFIAESRATAQGILQEYLLAMTTDQQLLNHTAMALKNIAAISLAINYPNKSTKLLSMPS; from the exons ATGGGAAACGCAGAAAGCGGCGTTGCCGGAGCCAGCGGGGACGAGGAAGATGTCGAAGCCGAAAGCCCAGGGTTCGCGGAAGACAGCCCGGCCTCTGCGGCTACTGGTGTCGGGGCTGGGACTGCTGGAGGCTCCGGTTCCGGGAAAAGCGGTAGACCGACGATCAACAACCCACCGTCCACTAACGGACCACCGACTCCCGGAGTCCTGTTAGAACAAGTTAAATTGAGAGAAGCGGCGGCCCGGATCAGTGACTCAGGACTCGCTATTCCAGAGTCGGTTCTGGCCGGGAACGAAATAGCTTTAATGCGATGGCTGGAGGACCGATTGAGCCGAGGAGAAGAATCAGTAAATGTGGAACAGTTTTGTGAGATGTTAGAGATCAGGAATGCACCACGAGATGAGTGTGAGGAG gcctTTGGTCAGTTTGATACAGAGGGGGATGGGGTGGTGGATGTGGAGAGTATGTTGTCTGCTCTGAAGAACTCAAACGGAGCCAATCTTCAGGGAGAGCTGAGTCACGTCATAAGACATCTGCAGGCATGCTCCCTAACCCCAG GTTTCGTGGACATATTCTCTAAGTATAAAGATGAGTTGGGGGCGCATGCTTCCAAAATCCTCAAGTTCCTGCACAGGAACCGTATTCCCAGCAGTGCCATCCCGTTCCCACTGCTAGAGGGCTACAACAGCATCTGTACCATGAGGTCCACCTTGGTCCAGAACTTCCTGGAATTCCTCCTGCAGAAAGAGAAAG ACCTTGACATCCAGTACAGAGCAGAGCTGATCCGGGACCCTGACGTGGACAAGGTCAAGGTGGTCACGCAGTGCTTCAGCTTCATCGAAGCCTCCTCCAACGCCACGGACATCCACAGGATGACGGACGGCGAGACAGGCTCCTTCTGGCAGTCGGACGGCAGCGCACGCTCCCACTGGATTAG GTTGAAAATGAAGCCAGACGTGGTGCTGAGACGCCTGGCCATCGCCGTGGCCTCCAACGACCACAGCTACATGCCCCAGCTGGTGTCGGTGGCCGTGGGCAAGAACCGGCGCTCGCTCCAGGAGATCCGGGACATCCGCATCCCCAGCAACGTGACGGGCTACGTGGCACTACTGGAGAACGCCAACATCACGCACCCCT ACATTCAAATCAACATCAAACGTTGCCTTAGCGACGGATGCGACACGCGGATCCACGGGCTGAAGACGCTGGGCTACCAGATTACCAAGAGCAAAGAGGTGTCGGTCTCAGACGCGTCGGCTATCTGGTACCTGTCCCTCCTAACCTCCCTGGTCACCGCCTCCATGGAAACTAACCCGGTTCTGGCCCAGACTGTTCTCCAGAGTACACA GAAAGCCTTAAGGCACATGCCGCCTCTGTCCCTGACCCCCTCGTCCACAGAGTTCCCCAAGTTCTTCTCGGCCAacatcctggaggaggtggacggcTTCCTGCTCAGGATAGCAGA ctgctgCGTGAGCCCAGAGGCGGAGCTCACCCTGCTGGCCTTCGCCCTGGCCCGGGGCAGCGTGGCCAAGGTGCTCCAGGCGCTGTCGGGCATCAGCGAGCACCTGGAGACGGAGTACCgggcctccagcctcatctcctcCATGGCCTCCGTCAGGATGAGGCTGCTCTACCGCAATG GAAAACCGCTCCAGCTGCACCTGCAGGCCTGCGACGTGAAGAGTAAAGAGGAGAAGTCGGGACCAGAGAACATGCTGGCGGAGCCCACCACCGGTGACG GGTTCCTGACGGAAGGTGGCAAGAAGCGAGCCAGCATCATCCTGTCCACGGAGGACCAGAGCAACTTCCAGGTCACCCAGATGAAGGTCAAG GTCCGGAAGGGAGCCACTGGTGCAAAGTGTGGCCTGGTGTTTGCCTACAAGGAGGCGAACCCCTTCGATGCGGAGAAGCACTTTGACAGGTTCAAAAAGTTTGACTCGTGGGACTACGACGACTACAAGGATTTTGTTCAAGACAA TGTGAAGCTTCCGGCGCAGTCAGAGGACCAGCCCATCGGCTGGTTCGAGCTGGAGGAAGACTGGAACGACGTGGAGATCAAACTGCAGCAGTGTCGCATCGCAAAG TTCCTGATGGTGAAGTTCCTGTGCACGCGGCAGACGTCGGCCGAGCGGCTGGGGGTCCAGTCGCTGGGTTTCCACGGTTACCTGGTCGTGGGAGCGGAGAGGCTGGGGGACGCAGAGGAGCTCCTCcccgaggggggggaggggccggaggACCTGGCCACCACGGGCCAGATGCTGCTCAACAAGACCCTGTTCTTCATCCAGCAGCTGACCCGAGACATG GATGTCTCTCAGTTCAAGCAGAAGTTCCTCCTTGACTTCATTGGCCTCAGCCTCACCCTGTTCTGGAGCCTCTACAGTAAACTGATGCAAAT cgagggagaggaggtgatgaagaGCAGAgtgctgctgctccagctgctccagAACTGCTTCCCCATGCTGCAGAGGGGAGCGTCCGAGGGCCACTGCCCTGACGAGGGAGGGGgtcccgaggaggaggaggaggagaagaaggatgaggagaaggCAGCCGAGGCGGGCTGTTCGTCTTCCTCCGGAGCCAACGCGGACCCCCCTCACGGAGCCGTGCTGGAGCTCTACACCCACCTCTGCCAGG TCGTGGACAGGCCTGAGACCGAAGCTCTGGTGGAGAAGGCGCTACGGAGGGAGGCGGTCAAGGCCCTGCTAAGTGGAGCGGCCATCTTCTTCCCAGACAAACACAGCAGGAGAGACAAGCTGTTCCACATGATG AAGAACATCACAGAGGAGGATCAGCCGGAGTCTGTGAAGGTGACCTTCGAGTCTCTttgtaattatttcag tgACCAGGATCCCAGTGGTCTGCTGCTTCTCCCTCCAAAGGAGGTGTCCACGGACTTCGACATCAGCCCCATCCTGTCTGTCATGGAGACCCTGCTGCTGGTAGCCACCAGGGAG tgcgagGTGATGATGGGGGTTGTGAGCGGAGGACCCAGCCGGACAGTGCTCCTCTCCCTGTTCTGGGCCCTGCAGGGCAGCCTGCTGTCCTGGTGCTACCTGCAGCTCAAGGCCGACACCACCGGCATGGGCGCCCAGCTGGCCCGGGACATCGTGGTCAAAT acgTGAACCAGTTCCTGGGGAGCGCTCAAGGGGCTCTGGCCTCCCTGCTGGAGCGCTACAGCGGAGCTGAGATAACAGAGAAACTGTCCAGCTCCATCCTGGCCACAGTCACCCGACAACTG aTGATCTTCCTGCTGGAGCTGTGCTCCTTGGACATTCCTCACAGTGTGCTGCTGAAGAGCTTCTCCTCTCTGGTGGAGCTGCTCAAAAACCTGTCCAGTGACACCGGAGACATCTTCTCAAAG GTGGACCAGGAGAGCTGcctgcagccccagcagcccgtGGTGCTGAGGACCTGGAACATGGAGTCCCCGCACAACTACGAGAACAGCCGTCACGAGACCACCATCTTCTGCTGCCCGGGGGCCACCTCCTTCGTGGTGGAGTTTGACGAGCGCTGCCAGACCGAGAAGAg ATACGACTACCTGGAGTTCACCGACGCCAGGGGCGGGAAAGTGCGCTACGACACGAAGATCGGCACGGAGAAGTGGCCAAAG AAGGTGACGTTCGACGCAGGCCCTCAGCTCCAGTTCCTGTTCCACTCGGACAGCAGTAACAACGAGTGGGGGTACAAGTTCAGCGTGACGGCCCAGGGCCTGCCCGACATCACCGTCTCCTGGATGTCCGACGTCCAGCTGCTGGTGGCCCGGCTCATGGGCCGTCTGGCCTCCAGAGCCATGGCCCTCAAGTCCCCTCACG AGATCCGCAGTGTGAAGGAGCTGCCCCCAGGGAGGATGGCCCACGTCCAGTCGTCTCCTCTGTGGAAACCCATCCTCAGACATGGAGTGTGCGATGCCAGGGACACGCCCCAAAACAACACACCCTCCGTCCCG agccccaCCATCACCAGTCCGGTGGACGAGTTCCCCCGCTTCCTGGAGGACCTGGCCCGATGGAACCCCAACCTGGAGCCCAACGAGGGCCCGGCCGAGCCCATGAGGACCCTGATGCTGTCCTGCAGGCGGCCCCCCGTCAGGAACGAGATTGCGGCGGGGTCAACGGTCGACCAGGCGGTGAACGCCATCTGGGCCGCCATGGTGTACCACACGCCGGCCTTGCACCAGGCGCTCAAGGCCCACG TGGCTCAGGGCTACAAGTCGTCACTGAGCGAAGACTTTGTCCAGGTCTACACCCTGGCCGACCGAATCCGGACGTGGATG CTGGAGACGAAGCAGAGGCACCTCGTCAGCAAGATGAACGCCCCCGACGAGAAGGAAGGGGCTCAGGAAGAGGTCACCATGGAGGCGCTGG cCGAGGTGTGCATCCAGAAGAGCCTCTTGCTGCTGAGGTTCCCCCCCAGCGGTGACACCTCCgggccagcagagggcagcagcGCTCCGCTCCTGCTCCGCTCCTGCTCCGTCTCGGAGGGGGACTTCCAGCCCACTACCTCCCCGGTCGCTGCTACTGccggtgccgccgccgccgcccccctggccctggcccaggCCGCTGAGCCCTCCTCGGAGAGTGAGGGCGGGACGGTCCCGGAGGGGGGACAGCAGAACCAGACGGCGGCGGACGCCGGCCTCTCGTCCCAGACGGAGGAGCCGCCGGGCCCGCCGTCTGCCTCCTCCGTGCCGCGCAGGCCCATCCGGCGGACTCTGGGCCGCGTCCGCCTGCTGTCGTACCGCTCGGTGGAGGAGCCCCGCACGGTGCTCTCGGTCCGGGAGCGCTACCCCATCCTGAAGCACCTGCTGGACTTCATGAAGGACCAGGCCCTCACCACCGGCAG CGTCCTGCAGACCCTGGCCCTGAACAAGGCCCAGGCGCAGAGCGTGTGTCGGGTGCTGGAGTCGGTCCAGCAGGGCCTCCTGTCCCTGGGGAAGCCTCACCTCTTCCAGGCCCCCTGCATCCTCTTCCTGCAGGAGCTGCTGGCCTGCCAGAAAGACTTCAACGG GTACTTCTCCCAGTTGTCGGGCAGCGGGCAGGAGCTTCGGGAGGAGGTACGGCGCTCCTACCACCAGCTGGTGCTCATGCTGGTGGAGGCGGTGCAGGGCTTCAGTGGCCTCAATGAGAA ggCACTGCTGCCAGCCCTGTCCTGTGTGCAGACCTGCCTGCTACACCTGCTGGACATGAGCTGGGAGCCCGAGGACCTGCCCCTCTTCCTGGACATCAAGCTGCCCGACCTGCTCCTCAACATGTCCCAGGAGAACATCAGCGTCCATGACATCGCTATAAG CCAATGGACGGAGGAGGACGAGATCGCCGTCTACAAGAAGAACCAGGAGTGGATGGACGAGTGCGCGGACGGGATGTTCGAGAAGTGGTACGACAAGATCGGGGAGGAGGGCTCCGTGGAGGACCGGAGGAAG ATGCACCGGTTCATAGCGCGCTACTGCGACCTGCTGAACGTGGTGATCTCCTGCGACGGCTGCGAGCGCATCGCCCCGTGGCACCGCTACCGCTGCCTGCAGTGCATGGACATGGACCTCTGCAAGACCTGCTTCCTCA GTGGAGCGAAACCCGAGGGCCATGAGGACGACCACGAGATGGTCAACATGGAGTACGCCTGCGACCACTGCCAGGGCCTCATCGTGGGCAGCAGGATCAACTGCAACGTGTGCGAGGACTTTGACCTGTGCTTTGGCTGCTACAACGCCAAGAAGTACCCAGACAG CCACCTGCCCACCCACCGCATCACCGTGTTCCCCATGGTGACCATCCGCATCAGCGACCGCCACCGGCTGATCCAGCCCTACATCCACAACTACTCGTGGCTGCTGTTCGCCGCCCTGGCCCTCTACACCTCGGCCCTGGCCAGCGAGAGGCGGCTGGACGGGGAGCCCCTGAAGACGGGCAGCCTGGACCGGGCGCTGGCCCTGCAGGGCCGCTGCTCCCAGCTCATCACCGAGTGCCTGCTCAAGGGCCAAGACGccaaag GCCTGCGCTCGTCGGCCTTGCTCGCCTTGCTGTCCTCCAACGAGACGTCGTCCGACAGCGAGCTTGGCCCCAACTCCCCGGAGTCGTCGCGCGAGCTCAGCACCGCCGACAACACCGACAACTCCTCCCTCCCCGGGAGCACGGCGGCCGTCTGCTCGCCCACCTCCCCCCGGGACACG AGTAAAACCTCAGGGAAGGAGACCAGCTCCAGAGAGGTGGTCCCCGAGACCCCCACAGTGGCCCCGGAACCCCCAgccaagaccaccaccaccacccctacccccaccaccagccccaccctcaccaacaccaccaccactgctgaCTCCTCCACCCCGACCCCGCCAGGCCCCGGGGACGAccccaaagggaggaggctggtgCAGCAGGACACGCTGGACTCGCCCAGCCTCAGCCAGaccccctccgtctcccgcgaggaccccctctcccccgtagTCCGAC CGTCGGAGCCGACGGGTCTGGCCCTGGCCGCGTCTCCAGCGTCAGAGCTGATGGGTCTGGCCCTGGCCGCGTCTCCAGCGTCAGAGCTGACGGGTCTGGCCGCGGCCGCGTCTCCAGCGTCGGAGGCGGGAAAGGAGCAGGCGGAGCGGCTGAGCCAGGCGCCGCGCCAGGACCACGTGTTCTCCGACTGCTCCCGGGAGAGGATCTTGGGCCTGCTGGCCGCCATGTTGCCCCCAGCCAAGCCG gggtGCGGTCTGTCCCTGCCCAGCCTGAGCTCCATCCTGCCCCAGCTCTTCCGGGTGGTGGTGTCCAACGCGGGCTGCCTGGACGAGACGTACCACCTGACCCTGGGGCTGCtgggccagctgctgctgcggATCCCCCCGGCGGAGGCGGACGGCGCCGTGGGCGAGGCCCTGGCCGACAAGTACGAGCTGCTGGCCCAGCTGGAGGCGGCCGGCACCGAGACCCCCGGCTGGAAGACCACCCAGCTGCTCTTCTGCCTGGGGGCCGTCTGCCTGGACAg CCGCATCGGCCTGGACTGGGCGTGCTCGGTGGCGGACATCCTGCGCGGGCTGAACGCCTGTCCCCAGTGGAGCGTGGTCATCGCCGCCTTCACCGACCACTGCGTGCAGCAGCTGCCACACACGCTCCGACGCACCAACCTGTTCActctgctggtgctggtgggctTCCCCGAG GTGCTGTGCATGGGCACCCAGTCTGTGTTTGTGGACAACGCCAACGAGCAGCACCACATGATCCTCCTCAAGCACTTCACCGAGAAGAACCACGCGGCCGTGGTCGACGTCAAGACCCGCAAGAGGAAGACCG TGAAGGACTACCAGCTGATCCAGCCCCAGGACTCCAGCTGGGCCGGCCTGCCCGCCCAGGCGGATGGCCAGCCGGCCCACAAGGCCCTCATCAGCCGCTACCTGGACAGCTTCATCTCCATCATCAGCCACCTGCTGAAGGGCAGCCCCGACCCCGGCTCCCCGGACGCTGTGGAGGCCTCCTGGGTCCTCTCCCTGGCCCTCAAGGGCCTCTACAACACACTCAag aagCAGGGCGTGGAGGAGGCCCAGCAGGCCATCCAGCGCTCGGGGCTCACCCAGCTGCTGGTGAGGAAGTGCAGCAAGGGGACGGGCTTCAGCAAGCTGTGGCTGCTGCGCGACCTGGAGATCCTCTCCGTCATGCTGTACTCCTCCAAGAGGGAGATCCACTCCATGGCCCAGGACCCCGAGCGCGACGAGCGGGAGCCGGAGCCCGACCGGGAGCAGGACTCGGACCACTCCAGCTGCTGCACCGAGGAGCCCCGGGATCCCAGCCGGCCCGACCCCCTGGAGGGCCTGGACGAGGAGACCAAGATCTGCTTCCAG ATTACCCACGATGCTCTGAACGCACCGCTTCACATCCTGCGGGCCATGTACGAACTGCAGATGAAGAGGACCGACTCCTTCTTCCTGGAGGTGCAGAAGAG GTTCGACGGGGACGTGATCAAGACGGACGAGACCATCCGCACGCTGGCCCAGAAGTGGCAGCCCAGCAGGAGGCCTCGCTCGGAGCGGACCACCAAGGCCGTGGACACGGACATGATCGTGGTGTCGTGCGTG GCCAAGCCCAGCCACTGCGAGCGGGCCACGGAGGAGATCAACCTGGTGGCCCAGAAGCTGATCACCAGCTCGGAGGGCGACCTGCAGCTGAGCTACGCCAAGCAGCGCCGCACCAAGAGCTCGGCCCTGCTGCACAAGGAGCTTGACGCACGCAGCAACCGCGCCGTACGCCAGTACCTGGTCAAG GTGAACCAGGCCATCGCCACGCTGTACGCCCGCCACGTGCTGGCCGCGCTGCTGGCCGAGTGGCCGGCGGGCCAGCCGCTGAGCGACGAGGCCCTGGAGCTCAGCGGCTCCTCCCACATGGCCTACATCCTGGACATGCTGgtgcagctggaggagaagacCCTGTGGGAGAAG ATCCTCCAGAGGGTACTGAAGGGCTGTGGCCAGAGCATGCTGTGCAGCCTGTCCCTCACCGCCTGCCAGTTCATGGAGGAGCCAGGCATGGCCGTCCAGATCCGGGAGTCCAAGCACCCCTACGACAACAACACCAACTTCGAG GACAAGGTGCACATCCCGGGGGCCATCTACCTGTCGGTCAAGTTCGACCCGCGCTGTCACAGCGAGGAGGGCTGTGACGAGCTCATCATGTCCAGCAGCGCCGACTTCCTGCAGGACCTGCACACCTTCAGCGGCTCCCCGCAGAAGTGGTCCGACTTCGAGATCCCCG GCGACACACTATACTACAAGTTCGTGGCAGACATGAGCAACACGGAATGGGGCTACAAGTTCACGGTTACCGGTGGACACAGGGGACGCTTCCAGACAG GCTTTGAGATCCTGAAGCAAATGTTGGCTGACGAGGCGGTGCTCAGTCACCTGCCACTATCGGACATATGGGAGTGgcaggtgggcgtggcctgcCGCCAGACGGGCACCCAGCGTCTCAAAGCCATTCACCTCttgctccgcctcctgcagtgTCAGTCACAGac GGCCTGTGAGCTGATGCTGCTGCGGCCGCTGTGGCAGCTGTttgtctccatggagaccacTCTGTGCCAGGACCCGGCGTGCATCACGGTGCTGCTGCCCCTCCACCGCGCCCTCACCGAGCTCTTCTTCATCGCAGAGTCCAGGGCCACg GCTCAGGGCATCCTCCAGGAATACCTGCTGGCCATGACCACGGACCAGCAGCTCCTCAATCACACTGCCATG